The following coding sequences lie in one Rutidosis leptorrhynchoides isolate AG116_Rl617_1_P2 chromosome 4, CSIRO_AGI_Rlap_v1, whole genome shotgun sequence genomic window:
- the LOC139843013 gene encoding uncharacterized protein — translation MNVINVYGPHDNKSKLKMWKSISEILEQDRDGAWALCEYRAKRFNDFISSNNLIDLPLGWILFTRVSDDGSKFRKLDRFLVTERFCDDWINLSAVALERKHSDHCLIILKDDEKNFGPKPFKIFDAWLEEEDIDQVIIDAWKEESSVSNRRDCNFRNKLKKVKEELRKWSNKRYGGLDGEIKLLKESAGALEIKAEIGELNQDRPSLEDLCYRTLSDDQAANLEVAFSVQEIHEAILECGSTKAPGPDGFNMRFFKKHWDIIKTELVDAIMWFWDKEEISRGCNASFVTLIPKKNDPLGLGDFRSISLIGSYYKIISKVLANRLKKVTPTLVGHEQSAYLKDRFILDEALIVNESINFLRAKKHKGIIFKVDFEKAFDCLNWDFLLEVMKCMGFGSK, via the exons ATGAATGTAATTAATGTGTACGGGCCTCACGACAACAAAAGTAAACTCAAGATGTGGAAATCGATCTCTGAGATTTTGGAACAGGATAGAGACGGGGCCTGGGCCCTTTGCG AATACCGGGCTAAGAGGTTCAATGATTTTATAAGCTCAAACAATCTTATCGATCTCCCATTAGGTTGGATTCTCTTTACCCGGGTTAGTGATGATGGGTCAAAATTTAGAAAATTGGATCGATTTTTGGTCACCGAAAGATTTTGTGATGATTGGATTAATTTATCAGCAGTTGCACTTGAAAGAAAACATTCGGACCACTGTCTTATTATATTAAAAGACGACGAAAAGAACTTTGGCCCTAAGCCATTCAAAATCTTCGATGCTTGGCTTGAAGAAGAAGATATTGATCAGGTGATTATAGATGCTTGGAAAGAAGAGTCATCGGTTTCTAATCGCAGAGACTGCAATTTTCGTAATAAACTCAAAAAAGTCAAAGAGGAGCTTAGAAAGTGGAGTAACAAAAGATATGGTGGGTTGGATGGGGAAATCAAATTATTAAAAGAATCAGCAGGGGCCCTTGAAATAAAGGCTGAGATTGGAG AGCTGAATCAGGATCGACCTAGTCTAGAAGATTTATGTTATCGCACATTATCCGATGATCAAGCTGCTAATCTTGAAGTGGCCTTTAGCGTACAGGAAATTCATGAGGCAATTCTTGAATGCGGGAGCACCAAGGCCCCGGGCCCGGACGGGTTCAACATGAGGTTCTTTAAAAAACATTGGGACATTATTAAAACCGAACTTGTTGACGCAATCATGTGGTTTTGGGATAAGGAAGAGATTTCACGGGGGTGCAATGCTTCCTTCGTTACTTTAATACCGAAGAAAAACGACCCCTTGGGCCTTGGTGATTTCCGGTCAATTAGTCTAATAGGAAGCTATTATAAAATCATATCAAAGGTGTTAGCTAATCGTTTAAAGAAAGTTACTCCTACCTTGGTGGGGCACGAGCAAAGTGCTTATTTAAAAGATAGATTCATTTTGGATGAAGCCCTGATTGTAAACGAATCGATAAACTTTTTGAGGGCTAAAAAACATAAAGGCATTATTTTTAAGGTGGACTTCGAAAAGGCTTTCGATTGCCTTAATTGGGATTTTCTTTTGGAGGTTATGAAGTGCATGGGGTTCGGATCTAAATGA